One window of Streptomyces sp. NBC_00273 genomic DNA carries:
- the glnA gene encoding type I glutamate--ammonia ligase: MFKNADEVKQYIEENDVKFVDVRFCDLPGVMQHFTIPARAFDPAEELAFDGSSIRGFQAIHESDMALRADITTARLDPFRKDKTLNINFFIHDPITGEAYSRDPRNIAKKAEAYLASTGIADTAFFGPEAEFYVFDSVRFATSANEGFYHIDSEAGAWNTGSEENNRGYKVRYKGGYFPVAPVDHFADLRAEISLELDAQGLQVERQHHEVGTGGQAEINYKFNTLLAAADDLMLFKYIVKNVAWRNGKTATFMPKPIFGDNGSGMHVHQSLWANGDPLFYDEAGYAGLSDTARYYIGGILKHAPSLLAFTNPTVNSYHRLVPGFEAPVNMVYSQRNRSAAMRIPITGSNPKAKRVEFRAPDPSSNPYLAFSALLLAGLDGIKNKIEPMEPIDKDLYELSPDEHASVPQVPTSLEDVLKALEEDHEYLLAGGVFTPDLIETWIDYKRTHEIAPIALRPHPHEFELYFDI; encoded by the coding sequence ATGTTCAAGAACGCCGACGAAGTGAAGCAGTACATCGAGGAGAACGACGTCAAGTTCGTCGACGTCCGCTTCTGTGACCTGCCTGGTGTGATGCAGCACTTCACCATCCCGGCGCGAGCGTTCGACCCGGCGGAGGAGCTCGCCTTCGACGGATCCTCGATCCGCGGCTTCCAGGCGATCCACGAGTCCGACATGGCGCTGCGTGCCGACATCACCACCGCGCGTCTGGACCCGTTCCGCAAGGACAAGACGCTCAACATCAACTTCTTCATCCACGACCCGATCACGGGTGAGGCCTACAGCCGCGACCCGCGCAACATCGCGAAGAAGGCCGAGGCGTACCTCGCCTCCACCGGCATCGCCGACACCGCGTTCTTCGGCCCCGAGGCCGAGTTCTACGTGTTCGACAGCGTGCGCTTCGCGACCTCCGCGAACGAGGGCTTCTACCACATCGACTCCGAGGCCGGCGCCTGGAACACGGGCTCCGAGGAGAACAACCGTGGTTACAAGGTCCGCTACAAGGGTGGTTACTTCCCCGTAGCCCCGGTCGACCACTTCGCCGACCTGCGCGCCGAGATCTCCCTCGAGCTGGACGCCCAGGGCCTCCAGGTCGAGCGCCAGCACCACGAGGTCGGCACCGGTGGCCAGGCCGAGATCAACTACAAGTTCAACACGCTGCTGGCCGCGGCCGACGACCTGATGCTCTTCAAGTACATCGTGAAGAACGTCGCCTGGCGCAACGGCAAGACCGCGACCTTCATGCCGAAGCCGATCTTCGGTGACAACGGCTCGGGCATGCACGTGCACCAGTCGCTGTGGGCGAACGGCGACCCGCTGTTCTACGACGAGGCCGGCTACGCGGGCCTGTCGGACACCGCCCGCTACTACATCGGCGGCATCCTCAAGCACGCCCCGTCGCTGCTGGCGTTCACCAACCCGACGGTGAACTCCTACCACCGCCTGGTCCCGGGCTTCGAGGCGCCGGTCAACATGGTGTACTCGCAGCGCAACCGCTCCGCCGCCATGCGCATCCCGATCACGGGTTCGAACCCGAAGGCCAAGCGCGTCGAGTTCCGCGCGCCGGACCCGTCCTCGAACCCGTACCTCGCCTTCTCGGCGCTGCTGCTCGCGGGCCTCGACGGCATCAAGAACAAGATCGAGCCGATGGAGCCGATCGACAAGGACCTCTACGAGCTCTCGCCCGACGAGCACGCGAGCGTCCCGCAGGTTCCGACCAGCCTCGAGGACGTCCTCAAGGCCCTGGAGGAGGACCACGAGTACCTCCTGGCCGGCGGTGTCTTCACCCCCGACCTGATCGAGACCTGGATCGACTACAAGCGCACGCACGAGATCGCCCCGATCGCGCTGCGTCCGCACCCGCACGAGTTCGAGCTCTACTTCGACATCTAG
- a CDS encoding DUF4240 domain-containing protein, with protein sequence MDETEFWEIVDRTREAADGDPEEHAELLVERLALLDPDSVLDFARHFESRYNRAYTWDLWGAAWVLLDGASDDAFDYFRCWLIGQGREVFEGGVHDPDQLAELLGDFDEEIDGDGEELGYAADEAYEQLTGAVAPDLGIPLQAAEPEGAPLDFENEAVLAERFPRLWDRFRA encoded by the coding sequence ATGGACGAGACGGAGTTCTGGGAGATCGTCGACCGTACCCGCGAGGCCGCCGACGGCGACCCCGAGGAACACGCCGAGCTGCTCGTGGAGCGGCTCGCACTGCTCGACCCGGACTCCGTCCTGGACTTCGCCCGCCACTTCGAGTCCCGGTACAACCGGGCGTACACCTGGGACCTGTGGGGTGCGGCCTGGGTGCTGCTCGACGGGGCGAGCGACGACGCCTTCGACTACTTCCGCTGCTGGCTGATCGGCCAGGGGCGGGAGGTGTTCGAGGGCGGGGTGCACGACCCCGACCAGCTGGCGGAGCTGCTGGGCGACTTCGACGAGGAGATCGACGGGGACGGCGAGGAGCTGGGGTACGCGGCCGACGAGGCGTACGAGCAGCTGACCGGGGCGGTGGCGCCGGATCTGGGCATCCCGCTGCAGGCGGCCGAGCCGGAGGGCGCCCCGCTGGACTTCGAGAACGAAGCCGTGCTCGCGGAGCGCTTCCCCCGGCTGTGGGACCGGTTCCGCGCCTGA
- a CDS encoding ATP-binding SpoIIE family protein phosphatase, producing MDELVWTLRGWADEAGMSVRQLHEGLRPDHFPCGKVPALKRLRTQLGSGARAASLMGQLSTAIRGFARLDLPPHEVLRLLDGLIAEIDRGRTASCLYAVHDPESESLVHARAGHLPLLVRDRRGTVVRAEGAAGPLLGSGGGQACASVSLEFAPGSLALLYSRGLVARRGRELGNGVAALGDVFAEASGPPSEITAGLLDRMGARTDAEEDLVVLLAGHPLRSGPEAELFRSAGIDFPGERPQEIPRVRAFAREVLAAWGLPEGLCYDAVLAVCELVTNAAFHHFGSPARSVRLHLRRTPHRLVIAVRDGTEAPPVHHVPALDAPWGRGVHVVASLSSDWGSRRRPGDGKTVWCEFALD from the coding sequence ATGGACGAGCTGGTGTGGACCCTCCGCGGGTGGGCCGACGAGGCGGGGATGTCCGTACGGCAGCTGCACGAGGGGCTGCGGCCGGACCACTTCCCGTGCGGGAAGGTGCCCGCGCTCAAGCGGCTTCGGACACAACTGGGCAGCGGGGCGCGAGCCGCGAGCCTGATGGGGCAGCTGAGCACGGCCATCCGCGGGTTCGCGCGACTGGACCTGCCCCCGCACGAGGTGCTCCGCCTGCTCGACGGGCTGATCGCCGAGATCGACCGTGGCCGGACGGCGAGCTGCCTGTACGCCGTGCACGACCCGGAGTCCGAGTCGCTCGTCCACGCGCGCGCCGGGCACCTCCCCCTACTGGTCCGCGACCGCCGCGGTACCGTCGTCCGCGCCGAAGGGGCCGCCGGCCCGCTGCTGGGCAGCGGGGGAGGGCAGGCCTGTGCCTCGGTCTCGTTGGAGTTCGCGCCCGGATCGCTGGCCCTGCTGTATTCGCGCGGGCTGGTGGCCCGCCGCGGCAGGGAGCTCGGCAACGGCGTGGCCGCCTTGGGGGACGTCTTCGCGGAGGCGTCCGGGCCGCCGTCGGAAATCACCGCGGGGCTGCTGGACCGGATGGGCGCGCGGACGGACGCCGAGGAGGACCTGGTCGTGCTGCTGGCCGGGCATCCGCTGCGTTCCGGCCCGGAGGCGGAGCTCTTCCGCAGCGCCGGGATCGACTTCCCGGGGGAACGGCCGCAGGAGATCCCGCGGGTACGGGCGTTCGCCCGCGAGGTGCTGGCGGCCTGGGGCCTGCCGGAAGGGCTCTGCTACGACGCGGTCCTCGCCGTCTGCGAACTCGTTACGAACGCGGCCTTCCACCACTTCGGGTCGCCGGCCCGGTCGGTGCGCCTGCACCTGCGCCGCACCCCGCACCGCTTGGTCATCGCGGTGCGGGACGGCACCGAGGCACCGCCGGTCCACCACGTCCCGGCTCTGGACGCGCCCTGGGGACGAGGGGTCCACGTGGTCGCCTCCCTCTCCTCGGACTGGGGCAGCCGCCGCCGCCCCGGGGACGGCAAGACCGTCTGGTGCGAGTTCGCGCTGGACTGA
- a CDS encoding TetR/AcrR family transcriptional regulator, producing MKSPRPYSPQAGPGAQSLTERRKAATQLDIARAACELFAEHGPDGTTAEDIAHRAGVALRTFYRYFRNKQEAVAPLLAGGGDAWRALLAEEDPGTPLGEALERAVTRSLSGQQAVEEGLEVTRGLLRAAADDQALRAVWYRVNQDSEEHLVPVISRLAGPGADPLEVRLLAAAATDAIRVSLELWSTTQAPVSGPGSPAELAVRCLRDLTGAMPLLLR from the coding sequence GTGAAATCCCCTCGTCCGTACTCTCCCCAGGCCGGCCCCGGAGCCCAGTCGCTGACCGAGCGCCGCAAGGCCGCCACCCAGCTCGACATCGCCCGCGCGGCCTGCGAACTGTTCGCCGAACACGGCCCCGACGGCACCACCGCCGAGGACATCGCCCACCGGGCGGGGGTGGCCCTGCGCACCTTCTACCGCTACTTCCGCAACAAGCAGGAGGCGGTGGCCCCGCTGCTGGCGGGCGGCGGTGACGCCTGGCGCGCCCTGCTCGCCGAGGAGGACCCCGGAACGCCGCTCGGCGAGGCGCTGGAACGCGCGGTCACCCGGTCCCTGAGCGGACAGCAGGCGGTCGAGGAGGGCCTGGAGGTGACCCGCGGCCTCCTGCGCGCGGCGGCGGACGACCAGGCCCTGCGCGCGGTCTGGTACCGCGTGAACCAGGACTCCGAGGAGCACCTGGTCCCGGTGATCTCCCGGTTGGCGGGCCCGGGGGCCGACCCGCTGGAGGTACGTCTGCTCGCGGCGGCTGCCACGGACGCGATCCGCGTCTCGCTGGAGCTGTGGTCGACGACGCAGGCCCCGGTCTCGGGCCCCGGCTCCCCGGCGGAACTCGCGGTCCGCTGCTTGCGCGACCTCACAGGGGCGATGCCCCTGCTCCTCCGCTAG
- a CDS encoding SDR family NAD(P)-dependent oxidoreductase: MNRYEGRRVLITGGGSGIGQATVHRILAEGGRVHTVDVNEAGLKATADQAAAGGHSPAVAGGGHAARLTTALLDISDENAVKEGVAAAAGILGGIDVLVNAAGILRSAHTHQTTLDLWNQVIGVNLTGTFLMIRESLPALLEGDRPVVVNFSSTSASFAHPYMSAYAASKGGIQSMTHALAAEYSKQGLRFVSVAPGSIESGMTTGTGPGLPEDTDWSLFTKLAPALGQGFAGPQTVAGVVAMLGSEDGAFITGTEIRIDGGTHY, encoded by the coding sequence ATGAACCGCTACGAAGGACGTCGCGTCCTCATCACCGGCGGTGGCTCCGGCATCGGCCAGGCCACCGTCCACCGCATCCTCGCCGAGGGCGGCCGGGTCCACACCGTGGACGTCAACGAGGCCGGCCTCAAGGCCACCGCCGACCAGGCCGCCGCAGGGGGGCACTCCCCAGCGGTAGCCGGGGGAGGCCACGCGGCCCGGCTCACCACCGCGCTCCTCGACATATCCGACGAGAACGCCGTCAAGGAGGGCGTGGCCGCCGCGGCCGGCATCCTCGGCGGGATCGACGTGCTCGTCAACGCCGCGGGCATCCTGCGCTCCGCGCACACCCACCAGACCACCCTCGACCTGTGGAACCAGGTCATCGGGGTCAACCTGACCGGCACCTTCCTGATGATCCGCGAGTCCCTCCCGGCGCTGCTCGAGGGAGACCGGCCGGTCGTCGTGAACTTCAGCTCCACCTCGGCGTCCTTCGCCCACCCCTACATGTCCGCCTACGCGGCCAGCAAGGGCGGCATCCAGTCCATGACCCACGCACTGGCCGCCGAGTACAGCAAGCAGGGCCTGCGCTTCGTCAGCGTCGCACCCGGCTCCATCGAGAGCGGCATGACCACCGGCACCGGCCCCGGCCTGCCGGAGGACACCGACTGGTCCCTCTTCACCAAGCTGGCCCCGGCCCTCGGCCAGGGCTTCGCCGGCCCGCAGACCGTCGCCGGCGTCGTCGCCATGCTGGGCTCCGAGGACGGTGCGTTCATCACCGGTACGGAGATCCGCATCGACGGCGGCACGCACTACTGA
- a CDS encoding DUF4191 domain-containing protein — translation MARKSNAETAANPGRLKQIALTYKMTRKADPKVGLIVAGVGIVTFGVFLAIGFLVGHEIYLGVLGFLVAFLAMAIVFGRRAERAAFGQMEGQPGAAAAVLDNVGRGWTTTPAIAMTRQQDIVHRAVGKAGVVLIAEGNPNRVKPLLANEKKKLARIMPDVPVHDFIVGTGEGEVPLKKVRTTLLKLPRVLAGPQITEVNDKLRAMGDLMSNMPLPKGPMPKGMKMPRGGKMR, via the coding sequence ATGGCGAGGAAGTCAAACGCAGAGACTGCTGCGAACCCCGGGCGACTGAAGCAGATCGCCCTGACGTACAAGATGACGCGCAAGGCAGACCCGAAGGTCGGTCTGATCGTCGCGGGCGTGGGCATCGTCACCTTCGGTGTCTTTCTCGCGATCGGCTTCCTGGTCGGGCACGAGATCTACCTGGGCGTCCTCGGATTCCTGGTGGCGTTCCTCGCGATGGCGATCGTCTTCGGACGACGGGCCGAGCGGGCCGCCTTCGGGCAGATGGAAGGACAGCCGGGAGCGGCCGCTGCCGTGCTGGACAACGTGGGACGGGGCTGGACGACCACCCCGGCCATCGCGATGACCCGGCAGCAGGACATCGTCCACCGTGCCGTGGGCAAGGCCGGCGTCGTGCTGATCGCCGAGGGCAACCCGAACCGCGTGAAGCCGCTGCTCGCGAACGAGAAGAAGAAGCTGGCCCGGATCATGCCGGACGTGCCGGTGCACGACTTCATCGTGGGCACGGGCGAGGGCGAGGTGCCGCTCAAGAAGGTGCGCACCACCCTGCTCAAGCTGCCGCGCGTGCTGGCCGGCCCGCAGATCACCGAGGTCAACGACAAGCTGCGCGCCATGGGTGACCTCATGAGCAACATGCCGCTGCCGAAGGGCCCCATGCCGAAGGGCATGAAGATGCCGCGCGGCGGAAAGATGCGCTGA
- a CDS encoding RDD family protein, protein MDNRQAIGSWLSGPRAAAEEMGVDFGYPGQQLGLPQQGPGSVARFGRRLGAVAIDWIGCQLIAYGLITGGNLTAAGNWTLVLFVVLAILTVGTVGFTPGKRILGLRVISESGGRLGIVRVVLRTLLLALVIPALIWDRDGRGLHDRLARAVQVRI, encoded by the coding sequence GTGGACAACAGACAGGCAATCGGATCCTGGCTCTCCGGCCCCCGCGCGGCCGCCGAGGAGATGGGCGTCGACTTCGGCTATCCGGGTCAACAGCTGGGCCTGCCCCAGCAGGGGCCCGGCTCGGTGGCGCGCTTCGGGCGCCGGCTCGGTGCCGTCGCGATCGACTGGATCGGCTGCCAGCTGATTGCCTACGGGCTGATCACCGGCGGCAACCTGACCGCTGCGGGCAACTGGACCCTCGTGCTCTTCGTGGTCCTCGCCATCCTGACGGTCGGCACCGTGGGCTTCACCCCCGGCAAGCGGATCCTTGGCCTCCGGGTGATTTCGGAGTCCGGCGGCCGCCTCGGCATCGTCCGGGTGGTCCTGCGCACGCTGCTGCTGGCCCTGGTCATCCCGGCGCTGATCTGGGACCGCGACGGCCGCGGCCTGCACGACCGACTGGCCCGCGCCGTCCAGGTCCGCATCTAG